The Pirellulales bacterium genome segment GGCGTGGTCGCGAATGGCCATCAACAGCACCATGTTCAACAACTTCCTTACCGGGGCGCTGTCGGCCATGGCCTCCACGCTGGTTAAATCCAACGGCCCGTCATCGACGCCTTCTGCCGCTTTGCGGAGGTCTTCGTCATCCTCCAAGTTAGCCACCAGGCTTTCCACGCTTTCGCTGCCGGTGGTGTAAAATTTTTCCAGCGCTTTGAGCACGTCCCGCTCAGTGGCCACCCGGGCTTTAATGTTGTAACCCAGCAAGGTCCGCAGCTCGTCGCGAATGGTGAGCTTTTGCGGATCGCACATGGCGACGGTGAGCGTGTCGTCGTCGAACTCGATGGGAATGACGCGGTACAGTTGCGCCATGGGTTCGGTGACTTTGGCCAGTACGTCG includes the following:
- a CDS encoding pilus assembly protein PilB encodes the protein MAIRRIGQIFVDLGMITDDQLELLLEEQKRRPGELLGKVAESLGYITEEQLAQALAEQMSMRVVNLGELNIEPDVLAKVTEPMAQLYRVIPIEFDDDTLTVAMCDPQKLTIRDELRTLLGYNIKARVATERDVLKALEKFYTTGSESVESLVANLEDDEDLRKAAEGVDDGPLDLTSVEAMADSAPVRKLLNMVLLMAIRDHA